In one Umezawaea sp. Da 62-37 genomic region, the following are encoded:
- a CDS encoding sugar ABC transporter substrate-binding protein, with translation MTSFSSRRVARVAAAALVAVGVTACSGAGGGGSTADGSSINVLMVNNPQMQDIQKLTADNFTKQTGIKVNYTVLPENDVRDKISQDFSSQAGQYDVATISNYETPIYAKNNWLAPLDDFISKDSGFDQNDILEPIRQSLTAADGKVYAEPFYGESSFLMYRKDVFEAKNLTMPEKPTWQQVADLAAQLDGAEPGMKGICLRGQPGWGQVMAPLTTVVNTFGGTWFTKDWQAQVNSPEFKEATKFYVDLVRAHGEAGAPQAGFAECLNNMTQGKVAMWYDATSAAGLLEANDSPVKGKLAFAQAPVNKTEASQWLYTWAFGVQKASKNQDAAWKFISWASGKDYEKLVGTSLGWSKAPDGKRSSTYQNPDYLAAGTSFAKQAEAAIKGAKPNDPGVQPRPASGIQFVGIPEFTDLGTQVSQQISSAIAGSTSVDDALTAGQALAEKVAEKYRAK, from the coding sequence ATGACGTCATTCAGTTCTCGCCGCGTCGCCCGAGTGGCGGCAGCCGCGCTGGTGGCAGTCGGGGTCACGGCGTGCAGTGGCGCCGGTGGGGGTGGATCCACAGCGGACGGTTCGTCCATCAACGTCCTGATGGTCAACAACCCGCAGATGCAGGACATCCAGAAGCTGACCGCCGACAACTTCACCAAGCAGACCGGCATCAAGGTCAACTACACGGTGCTGCCCGAGAACGACGTCCGCGACAAGATCAGCCAGGACTTCTCCAGCCAGGCCGGTCAGTACGACGTCGCGACGATCAGCAACTACGAGACGCCCATCTACGCCAAGAACAACTGGCTCGCGCCGCTCGACGACTTCATCTCGAAGGACAGCGGCTTCGACCAGAACGACATCCTGGAGCCCATCCGGCAGTCGCTGACCGCCGCTGACGGCAAGGTCTACGCGGAGCCGTTCTACGGCGAGTCGTCGTTCCTCATGTACCGCAAGGACGTCTTCGAGGCCAAGAACCTCACGATGCCCGAGAAGCCGACCTGGCAGCAGGTCGCCGACCTCGCGGCGCAGCTGGACGGTGCCGAGCCGGGCATGAAGGGCATCTGCCTGCGCGGCCAGCCGGGCTGGGGCCAGGTCATGGCGCCGCTCACCACCGTGGTCAACACCTTCGGCGGCACCTGGTTCACCAAGGACTGGCAGGCGCAGGTCAACTCGCCGGAGTTCAAGGAAGCCACCAAGTTCTACGTCGACCTGGTCCGCGCCCACGGTGAGGCCGGCGCCCCGCAGGCCGGGTTCGCCGAGTGCCTGAACAACATGACGCAGGGCAAGGTCGCGATGTGGTACGACGCCACGTCCGCCGCCGGTCTCCTCGAGGCCAACGACTCCCCGGTCAAGGGCAAGCTCGCCTTCGCGCAGGCTCCCGTGAACAAGACCGAGGCCTCGCAGTGGCTCTACACCTGGGCGTTCGGCGTCCAGAAGGCCAGCAAGAACCAGGACGCCGCCTGGAAGTTCATCTCCTGGGCGTCGGGCAAGGACTACGAGAAGCTGGTCGGCACGTCGCTGGGCTGGTCGAAGGCGCCTGACGGCAAGCGCTCCTCCACCTACCAGAACCCGGACTACCTGGCCGCGGGCACCTCGTTCGCCAAGCAGGCCGAAGCGGCCATCAAGGGCGCCAAGCCGAACGACCCCGGCGTGCAGCCGAGGCCCGCGAGCGGCATCCAGTTCGTCGGCATCCCCGAGTTCACCGACCTCGGAACCCAGGTGTCGCAGCAGATCAGCTCCGCCATCGCCGGTTCGACTTCCGTGGACGACGCCCTGACCGCGGGGCAGGCACTCGCGGAGAAGGTCGCCGAGAAGTACCGCGCCAAGTAG
- a CDS encoding sugar ABC transporter permease — MSLDTAPPPARQQRRATPPAPKGLSAAARWARRAPLLPALIFTIVMTQLPFVATLVISVLRWNSLDPDNRGFAGFDNYAAVFTDANLRSSIFTTVILTVVVVVVCLVLGLGLALLLDQKFFGRGLVRTMLIAPFLVVPVAAALLWKHALFNPEYGLFNGAITWLWSLFGASNPPQPEWISDMPLIAVEASLVWQWTPFMMLILLAGLQSRPMDVVEAARIDGATAWQIFRYLTFPHLRQYLELGGLLGSIYIVQNFDAVFTITSGGLGTANLPYTIYQTFYQAHDYGQASAAGVVVVIGSLIIANFALRVVSSLLKDEVK, encoded by the coding sequence ATGAGCCTCGACACGGCCCCACCACCGGCACGACAGCAGCGGCGGGCGACCCCGCCCGCTCCGAAGGGTCTCAGCGCGGCAGCGCGCTGGGCCCGTCGGGCACCCCTCCTACCGGCGCTGATCTTCACCATCGTCATGACCCAGTTGCCCTTCGTGGCGACGCTGGTCATCTCGGTGCTGCGCTGGAACTCGCTCGACCCCGACAACCGCGGGTTCGCCGGGTTCGACAACTACGCGGCGGTGTTCACCGACGCGAACCTCAGATCGTCGATCTTCACGACGGTCATCCTCACCGTCGTGGTGGTGGTGGTCTGCCTGGTCCTCGGTCTTGGTCTGGCGCTGTTGCTGGACCAGAAGTTCTTCGGCCGCGGACTCGTCAGAACGATGCTCATCGCGCCGTTCCTGGTCGTCCCGGTGGCCGCGGCGCTGCTCTGGAAGCACGCGCTCTTCAACCCCGAGTACGGCCTGTTCAACGGTGCCATCACGTGGTTGTGGAGCCTGTTCGGAGCGAGCAACCCGCCGCAGCCCGAGTGGATCAGCGACATGCCGCTGATCGCCGTCGAGGCCTCGCTGGTGTGGCAGTGGACGCCGTTCATGATGCTGATCCTGCTGGCGGGCCTGCAGAGCAGGCCGATGGACGTGGTCGAGGCCGCGCGCATCGACGGTGCGACGGCGTGGCAGATCTTCCGCTACCTGACGTTCCCGCACCTGCGCCAGTACCTGGAGCTCGGCGGTCTGCTCGGATCGATCTACATCGTGCAGAACTTCGACGCGGTCTTCACCATCACCTCGGGTGGTCTGGGCACGGCGAACCTGCCGTACACGATCTACCAGACCTTCTACCAGGCGCACGACTACGGGCAGGCGTCCGCGGCCGGTGTCGTGGTGGTCATCGGGTCGCTCATCATCGCCAACTTCGCGTTGCGCGTGGTGTCGTCCCTGCTGAAGGACGAGGTGAAGTGA
- a CDS encoding carbohydrate ABC transporter permease, whose translation MRRLVGVAAWFSAILFFAPVAWMVLTSLHSEPDAATNPPSLGAGLTLQGYEEFFGAATGQSPWPPLINSFSASIGSTIIVLLLAIPAAYALSIKKVEKWTDVMFFFLSTKMLPVVAGLLPIYLVAQFTGTLDNISFLVVLYTAMNLPIAVWLMRSFLAEVPPEILEAASIDGAGLVTTLRRVVAPIAMPGIAATALICFIFSWNELLFARVLTGVVAGTAPVFLTGFVTSQGLFLAKVCAAATVVSLPVLIAGFAAQDKLVQGLSLGAVK comes from the coding sequence ATGCGCAGGCTTGTCGGTGTGGCCGCTTGGTTCTCGGCGATCCTCTTCTTCGCGCCGGTCGCGTGGATGGTGTTGACCTCGCTGCACAGCGAGCCCGACGCCGCCACGAACCCGCCGTCGCTGGGAGCGGGTCTGACGTTGCAGGGTTACGAGGAGTTCTTCGGCGCGGCCACGGGCCAGTCCCCGTGGCCGCCGCTGATCAACTCGTTCAGCGCCAGCATCGGCTCCACGATCATCGTGCTGCTGCTGGCGATCCCCGCGGCGTACGCGCTCTCCATCAAGAAGGTGGAGAAGTGGACGGACGTCATGTTCTTCTTCCTCTCCACCAAGATGCTGCCGGTTGTCGCGGGCCTGCTGCCGATCTACCTGGTCGCGCAGTTCACCGGGACGCTCGACAACATCTCGTTCCTGGTGGTCCTGTACACCGCCATGAACCTGCCCATCGCCGTGTGGCTGATGCGCTCGTTCCTCGCGGAGGTGCCGCCGGAGATCCTGGAAGCGGCGTCGATCGACGGAGCCGGTCTCGTCACGACGCTGCGCCGGGTGGTGGCGCCGATCGCCATGCCGGGCATCGCCGCGACGGCGTTGATCTGCTTCATCTTCAGCTGGAACGAACTGCTGTTCGCCAGGGTGCTCACCGGTGTCGTCGCCGGTACCGCCCCGGTGTTCCTCACGGGCTTCGTCACCAGCCAGGGCCTGTTCCTGGCCAAGGTGTGCGCCGCGGCGACGGTGGTGTCCCTCCCGGTGCTCATCGCCGGGTTCGCCGCCCAGGACAAGTTGGTCCAGGGCTTGTCGCTAGGAGCCGTCAAGTGA
- a CDS encoding zinc-dependent alcohol dehydrogenase family protein, with translation MKAVVITGIGQLEVTEVPDPKAGPREVVVDVSACGLCGTDLHILQGEFAPTLPVIPGHEFAGVIVEIGKDVTEVAVGDRVAVDPSLYCHECRMCRLGRNNLCERWNAIGVSVSGGAAEFAVAPVANCVKLPEHVRTEDAALIEPLSCAVRGYDILRSQLASRVLIYGSGTMGLMMLQLGKLTGAASIEMVDINTDRLATAKQLGVTATATTADELDRPKGWDVVIDATGNERAIQDGLGRVAKGGTFLQFGVSDYSARATIEPYKIYNQEITITGSMAVLHSFERAADLFATGVLDPNIFISDRLPLDDYAAAIDQFKAGEGRKIQVLP, from the coding sequence GTGAAGGCTGTCGTGATCACCGGCATCGGTCAGCTCGAGGTGACCGAGGTCCCCGATCCGAAGGCGGGACCGCGCGAGGTGGTCGTCGACGTGTCGGCCTGCGGGCTGTGCGGAACGGATCTGCACATCCTCCAGGGCGAGTTCGCCCCGACCCTCCCGGTGATCCCCGGCCACGAGTTCGCGGGCGTCATCGTGGAGATCGGCAAGGACGTCACCGAGGTGGCGGTCGGCGACCGCGTGGCCGTCGACCCGTCGCTGTACTGCCACGAGTGCCGGATGTGCCGCCTCGGCCGCAACAACCTGTGCGAGCGGTGGAACGCGATCGGCGTGTCCGTCTCGGGCGGTGCCGCGGAGTTCGCGGTGGCGCCGGTGGCGAACTGCGTGAAGCTGCCGGAGCACGTGCGGACCGAGGACGCGGCGCTCATCGAGCCGCTGTCCTGCGCCGTAAGGGGCTACGACATCCTGCGCTCGCAGCTGGCGAGCCGGGTGCTCATCTACGGCTCGGGCACCATGGGCCTGATGATGCTGCAACTGGGCAAGCTGACCGGTGCGGCGAGCATCGAGATGGTCGACATCAACACCGACCGGCTGGCCACGGCGAAGCAGCTGGGCGTCACGGCCACGGCCACGACGGCGGACGAGCTGGACCGCCCGAAGGGCTGGGACGTCGTGATCGACGCCACCGGCAACGAGCGGGCGATCCAGGACGGCCTCGGCCGGGTCGCGAAGGGCGGCACGTTCCTCCAGTTCGGCGTGTCGGACTACTCGGCGCGGGCGACGATCGAGCCGTACAAGATCTACAACCAGGAGATCACGATCACCGGCTCGATGGCGGTGCTGCACTCGTTCGAACGAGCGGCGGACCTTTTCGCCACCGGCGTGCTGGACCCGAACATCTTCATCAGCGACCGGCTCCCGCTCGACGACTACGCGGCGGCCATCGACCAGTTCAAGGCGGGCGAGGGCAGGAAGATCCAGGTCCTGCCCTGA
- a CDS encoding amino acid ABC transporter permease: MSVSARPLVAVPDNETDLASLEVVPSRHPWRWVGVAVVLVLLAQFVHGLVTNTGWDWPTFRQYFTADSILRAVGVTIQLTAYGTVLGFALGVVLALMRLSKSPFLQVVSWTYVWAFRSIPLIVQLLFWFNIAYLYQRFDFGVPFGPSFFSFDTKDLIGPMTAAVLGLALHQAAYAAEIVRSGIIAVDHGQLEAAAALGIPRLRQFRRIVLPQAMRSILPNAANEVISLFKGTSVVSVMAIGELFYQAQVIYGRNARVVALLMVATVWYIAMTTLLSVAQYYVERHYAKGALRNVPPTPLQRVRSQYAVLRAKAAR, from the coding sequence ATGAGCGTTTCCGCGCGGCCGTTGGTGGCCGTCCCCGACAACGAGACCGACCTGGCCTCGTTGGAGGTCGTGCCGTCCCGCCACCCGTGGCGCTGGGTCGGCGTCGCCGTCGTGCTGGTGCTGCTGGCCCAGTTCGTGCACGGCCTGGTGACCAACACCGGCTGGGACTGGCCGACGTTCCGGCAGTACTTCACCGCCGACTCCATCCTGCGCGCGGTGGGCGTCACCATCCAGCTCACCGCGTACGGCACCGTCCTCGGGTTCGCGCTGGGCGTGGTGCTGGCGCTGATGCGGCTGTCGAAGAGCCCGTTCCTCCAGGTGGTCAGCTGGACCTACGTGTGGGCGTTCCGCTCCATCCCGCTGATCGTGCAGCTGCTGTTCTGGTTCAACATCGCCTACCTCTACCAGCGCTTCGACTTCGGCGTCCCCTTCGGACCGTCGTTCTTCTCCTTCGACACCAAGGACCTCATCGGCCCGATGACCGCCGCGGTCCTCGGACTGGCGCTGCACCAGGCCGCCTACGCCGCCGAGATCGTGCGGTCGGGCATCATCGCCGTCGACCACGGCCAGCTGGAGGCGGCCGCCGCGCTCGGCATCCCGCGGCTGCGCCAGTTCCGCAGGATCGTGCTGCCGCAGGCGATGCGCTCGATCCTGCCCAACGCCGCCAACGAGGTCATCAGCCTCTTCAAGGGCACGTCGGTGGTGTCCGTCATGGCGATCGGCGAGCTGTTCTACCAGGCGCAGGTCATCTACGGCCGCAACGCGCGGGTCGTCGCGCTGCTCATGGTCGCCACCGTCTGGTACATCGCCATGACCACGCTGCTGTCGGTCGCGCAGTACTACGTCGAACGCCACTACGCCAAGGGGGCGCTGCGCAACGTGCCGCCGACACCGCTGCAACGCGTCCGCTCCCAGTACGCGGTCCTGCGCGCCAAGGCCGCCCGATGA
- a CDS encoding amino acid ABC transporter ATP-binding protein — MSAAMVDLRGVHKSFGTLEVLKGVDLRVDAGEVVVVLGPSGSGKSTLLRTINHLEKVDQGYVSIDGDLLGYRRAGNRLHELKEREILKQRTHIGFVFQNFNLFPHLTALENVAEAPLSAQRRNRRDVHAAAVRLLARVGLSDKENAYPRQLSGGQQQRVAIARALALEPKLLLFDEPTSALDPELVGEVLDVIKDLARTGTTMIVVTHEIGFAREVADRVVFMDDGLVVEQGPPGELLDHPTHPRTRAFLSKVL, encoded by the coding sequence ATGAGCGCCGCGATGGTCGACCTGCGCGGCGTCCACAAGAGCTTCGGCACCCTGGAGGTGCTCAAGGGCGTCGACCTGCGCGTGGACGCGGGCGAGGTGGTGGTGGTCCTCGGCCCGTCGGGCTCCGGCAAGTCCACGCTGCTGCGCACCATCAACCACCTGGAGAAGGTGGACCAGGGCTACGTCAGCATCGACGGCGACCTGCTGGGCTACCGCCGCGCGGGCAACCGCCTGCACGAGCTCAAGGAACGCGAGATCCTCAAGCAGCGCACCCACATCGGTTTCGTCTTCCAGAACTTCAACCTCTTCCCGCACCTCACCGCGCTGGAGAACGTCGCGGAAGCCCCGCTTTCGGCCCAGCGCAGGAACAGGAGGGACGTCCACGCCGCCGCCGTCCGCCTCCTCGCCCGCGTCGGCCTGTCCGACAAGGAGAACGCCTACCCCAGGCAGCTCTCCGGCGGCCAGCAGCAGCGCGTCGCCATCGCCCGCGCACTGGCCCTGGAACCGAAGCTCCTGCTGTTCGACGAGCCGACGTCGGCGCTCGACCCGGAACTCGTCGGCGAGGTCCTCGACGTCATCAAGGACCTCGCCCGCACCGGCACCACCATGATCGTCGTCACCCACGAGATCGGCTTCGCCCGCGAGGTCGCCGACCGCGTGGTCTTCATGGACGACGGCCTCGTCGTCGAGCAGGGCCCACCCGGCGAACTGCTCGACCACCCCACCCACCCGCGCACCCGCGCCTTCCTGTCCAAAGTGCTGTGA
- a CDS encoding ABC transporter substrate-binding protein gives MSRARTIPAVAALLLLLSACGGATGAVTEDQVVSEGKVINLSADQKRVSATKDDAIAAQVPEAVRAAGKITIGGSAGTAPPLRFYATDDKTPIGVETDIAVLVAQVLGLEPQLEVSSWENLFVGLDSGAYQLGLSNITVTEARKEKYDFATYRLDTLAFEAKKGAGWKVSGPADVAGKVIAVGSGTNQEKILVDWSKQNEAKGLKPTDIKYFQNSSDYYLALESGRIEAYLGPNPTSAYHVATSGKTEIIGSFSGGGEIVGKIAATTKKDSGLVKPVADALNLLIQNGKYGEVLERWGLASEAVPASEINPPGLPKS, from the coding sequence TTGTCACGAGCCAGAACGATCCCCGCCGTAGCGGCACTGCTGCTCCTGCTCTCGGCCTGCGGCGGTGCCACCGGCGCCGTGACCGAGGACCAGGTCGTGTCCGAGGGCAAGGTCATCAACCTCAGCGCCGACCAGAAGCGGGTCAGCGCCACCAAGGACGACGCGATCGCCGCCCAGGTCCCGGAAGCCGTTCGCGCGGCCGGGAAGATCACCATCGGCGGCTCGGCGGGTACCGCTCCGCCGCTGCGGTTCTACGCCACGGACGACAAGACCCCGATCGGCGTGGAGACGGACATCGCCGTGCTGGTGGCCCAGGTCCTCGGGCTGGAACCGCAGTTGGAGGTGTCCTCCTGGGAGAACCTGTTCGTGGGGCTGGATTCCGGTGCTTACCAGTTGGGTCTGTCCAACATCACGGTCACCGAGGCGCGCAAGGAGAAGTACGACTTCGCCACCTACCGGTTGGACACCCTGGCGTTCGAGGCGAAGAAGGGGGCGGGCTGGAAGGTGAGCGGGCCCGCTGATGTGGCGGGCAAGGTCATCGCGGTGGGTTCGGGGACGAACCAGGAGAAGATCCTCGTCGACTGGTCGAAGCAGAACGAGGCCAAGGGGTTGAAGCCGACGGACATCAAGTACTTCCAGAACTCGTCGGACTACTACCTGGCGTTGGAGTCCGGGCGGATCGAGGCTTACCTGGGGCCGAACCCGACCTCGGCTTACCACGTGGCGACGTCGGGGAAGACCGAGATCATCGGGAGCTTCTCCGGTGGTGGTGAGATCGTGGGCAAGATCGCGGCTACGACGAAGAAGGACAGCGGGTTGGTGAAGCCGGTGGCGGATGCGCTGAATCTGTTGATCCAGAACGGGAAGTACGGGGAGGTGCTGGAGAGGTGGGGGCTGGCTAGTGAGGCTGTGCCTGCGTCGGAGATCAATCCGCCTGGGTTGCCGAAGAGCTGA
- a CDS encoding TM0106 family RecB-like putative nuclease — MLTTEAGLVISPTDLVDLLECEHRSTLNHALAARIPGVPESDSTGATLITKHGLAHEQAALARLRERFGGGLVEIGIPAPRHDALAEAAEETRAALESGAPAVYQAVFYDDGFYGRADFVIASPEGYEPHDTKLARHATPAAVLQLTAYADALRRAGHPTGPSMHLLLGDDNTHTFAVADFLPLVDHLRTRLRTRLAVPAALPARLWADERPACATCKFARSCSTGREAARDLSLVAGMRTDQRRKLTAAGLATIDALANATANDRPADMSAATFGSLRSQAALQVIQDNSRTLDDPTGKVAYEVLSPDVLSTLPDPSPGDVFFDMEGDPFALAGEGLEYLFGAITHGDVFTPFWAHSRSQEKAAFEGFVDFALERMLAHPGSHVYHYAPYEVSALKRLAALHGTREEAVDTLLRTGALVDLYAVVRKALRISQRSYSIKYLEPLYMPEARSGEVKNAVSSIEAYEEYLTLLELGDTEQAAAVLDGIKEYNTYDCVSTHRLYRFLLDARAEAGIEPHVPDQSAMDTLINDTAEELAAERRAERAAKLAAVVDPLMEGLPDNPADATEDEKARALLAAAVGYHRRETNPAWWDFFRQVGAPLPDLEVDNTCAVPVSVRTDDWVMPSGRVRNAKREVHAVCDPDRPHPFGHGEQVRLLYPGNPNSWTRKAEVVSESAGGVVLLESVKPDELDSLRPIAILPGDPVKPAPKDDAVYELAQSVVDVLPVLPPHPGIDLLRRIPPRLVSGTLPQGEDLVAAVIRAVDLLDGSTLAVQGPPGAGKTYLAGRLIAHLIKRGKSVAVTSTSHKAVENVLSAAKAAGRELGVPIPCAKKAKGKPAKDCEWEQPRDNPAMVRWRNEQGGGHLVGGTAWTFSNSAMREQPFDVLIIDEAGQFALADALAVSTCTRNLVLLGDPQQLPQVVQGTHPAGADASALGHLLGDADVIPPALGYFMDQSRRMHPNVCDPVSRLSYAGRLHAHPTAADRSVAEVESGLYLNLVDHSHNITSSPEEASEVVAVVRSLMGRTWTDQGTSRPLVEEDVLVVAPYNLQVRVVRRALEQAGYDEVRVGTVDKFQGQEAPVVVATMTSSAAVDLPRGLDFLLSRNRLNVALSRAQAVAVLVCSPRLVEADIRGVEQMRLVSGMIGLMNGARRWTLS; from the coding sequence ATGCTCACCACGGAGGCCGGCCTGGTCATCTCGCCGACGGACCTGGTCGACCTGCTGGAATGCGAGCACCGCAGCACCCTGAACCACGCGCTGGCGGCCCGGATCCCCGGTGTGCCCGAATCGGACAGCACGGGTGCGACGTTGATCACCAAGCACGGCCTCGCCCACGAGCAGGCGGCGCTGGCGCGCTTGCGGGAGCGCTTCGGCGGCGGACTGGTCGAGATCGGGATCCCCGCGCCCCGGCACGACGCACTCGCCGAAGCCGCCGAGGAGACCCGCGCCGCGCTGGAGTCCGGCGCGCCAGCCGTCTACCAGGCCGTGTTCTACGACGACGGGTTCTACGGCCGCGCGGACTTCGTGATCGCCTCCCCGGAGGGCTACGAGCCGCACGACACCAAGCTCGCCCGGCACGCGACCCCCGCGGCCGTGCTCCAGCTGACCGCCTACGCCGACGCGCTGCGCCGGGCGGGCCACCCGACCGGTCCGTCGATGCACCTGCTGCTGGGCGACGACAACACGCACACGTTCGCCGTGGCCGACTTCCTGCCGCTGGTCGACCACCTGCGCACCCGGCTGCGGACCCGGCTCGCGGTCCCCGCCGCCCTGCCCGCCCGCCTGTGGGCCGACGAACGACCCGCTTGCGCGACGTGCAAGTTCGCCCGCTCCTGCTCCACCGGCCGGGAGGCCGCGCGCGACCTGTCGCTGGTGGCGGGGATGCGGACCGACCAGCGGCGCAAGCTGACGGCGGCGGGGCTGGCCACCATCGACGCGCTGGCCAACGCGACCGCCAACGACCGGCCGGCCGACATGTCGGCGGCCACGTTCGGCTCGCTGCGCTCGCAGGCGGCGTTGCAGGTCATCCAGGACAACTCCCGGACCCTGGACGACCCGACGGGCAAGGTCGCCTACGAGGTGCTGTCGCCCGACGTGCTGTCCACCCTGCCCGACCCGAGCCCCGGCGACGTGTTCTTCGACATGGAGGGCGATCCCTTCGCCCTGGCCGGGGAAGGGCTGGAGTACCTGTTCGGCGCGATCACCCACGGGGACGTGTTCACCCCGTTCTGGGCTCACAGCAGGTCGCAGGAGAAGGCGGCGTTCGAGGGGTTCGTCGACTTCGCGCTGGAGCGGATGCTCGCCCACCCCGGCAGCCACGTGTACCACTACGCGCCGTACGAGGTCAGCGCGCTCAAGCGGTTGGCGGCGCTGCACGGGACCCGCGAGGAGGCGGTCGACACGCTGCTGCGCACGGGCGCGCTGGTAGACCTGTACGCGGTGGTGCGCAAGGCGTTGCGGATCTCCCAGCGGTCGTACTCCATCAAGTACCTGGAGCCGCTCTACATGCCGGAGGCGCGGTCCGGCGAGGTGAAGAACGCGGTGTCCAGCATCGAGGCGTACGAGGAGTACCTGACGCTGCTGGAACTCGGCGACACCGAGCAGGCGGCCGCCGTGCTGGACGGGATCAAGGAGTACAACACCTACGACTGCGTGTCCACGCACCGGTTGTACCGGTTCCTGCTGGACGCCCGCGCCGAGGCGGGCATCGAGCCGCACGTGCCCGACCAGTCCGCGATGGACACGCTGATCAACGACACGGCCGAGGAGCTGGCCGCCGAGCGCCGGGCCGAGCGCGCGGCGAAGCTGGCCGCGGTGGTGGACCCGCTGATGGAGGGGCTGCCGGACAACCCCGCGGACGCCACCGAGGACGAGAAGGCCCGCGCCCTGCTGGCCGCCGCCGTCGGGTACCACCGGCGCGAGACGAACCCGGCGTGGTGGGACTTCTTCCGCCAGGTCGGGGCGCCGCTGCCGGACCTGGAGGTCGACAACACCTGCGCTGTCCCGGTGTCCGTGCGCACGGACGACTGGGTGATGCCCAGCGGGCGGGTGCGCAACGCCAAGCGCGAGGTGCACGCGGTGTGCGACCCGGACCGCCCGCACCCGTTCGGCCACGGCGAGCAGGTGCGGCTGCTCTACCCCGGCAACCCGAACAGCTGGACCCGCAAGGCCGAGGTCGTGTCGGAGTCCGCGGGTGGCGTGGTGCTGCTGGAGAGCGTCAAACCGGACGAGCTGGACTCGTTGCGCCCCATCGCGATCCTGCCCGGCGACCCGGTGAAACCCGCGCCGAAGGACGACGCGGTCTACGAGCTGGCGCAGTCCGTCGTGGACGTGCTCCCCGTGCTGCCCCCGCATCCGGGCATCGACCTGCTCCGCCGGATCCCGCCGCGGCTGGTGTCCGGGACGCTGCCGCAGGGCGAGGACCTGGTCGCCGCCGTGATCCGCGCCGTGGACCTGCTGGACGGCTCCACCCTGGCCGTCCAGGGACCACCCGGCGCGGGCAAGACGTACTTGGCCGGGCGGTTGATCGCGCACCTGATCAAGCGCGGCAAGAGCGTCGCGGTCACCTCGACCAGCCACAAGGCCGTGGAGAACGTGCTGTCGGCCGCGAAGGCCGCCGGGCGCGAACTGGGCGTGCCGATCCCCTGCGCCAAGAAGGCGAAGGGCAAGCCCGCCAAGGACTGCGAGTGGGAACAGCCCCGCGACAACCCCGCGATGGTCCGGTGGCGCAACGAGCAGGGCGGCGGCCACCTCGTCGGCGGCACCGCGTGGACGTTCTCGAACTCGGCGATGCGCGAGCAGCCGTTCGACGTGCTGATCATCGACGAGGCGGGCCAGTTCGCACTGGCGGACGCACTGGCCGTGTCCACATGCACGCGCAACCTCGTGCTGCTCGGCGACCCGCAGCAGCTGCCGCAGGTCGTCCAGGGCACCCACCCGGCGGGCGCGGACGCCTCGGCGCTGGGCCACCTCCTCGGCGACGCCGACGTCATCCCCCCCGCACTGGGCTACTTCATGGACCAGTCACGACGGATGCACCCGAACGTCTGCGACCCCGTGTCACGACTGTCCTACGCGGGCCGGCTGCACGCGCACCCAACAGCGGCCGACCGGTCGGTGGCCGAGGTGGAATCGGGGCTGTACCTCAACCTGGTGGACCACTCGCACAACATCACCAGCTCACCGGAGGAAGCCTCCGAGGTGGTGGCCGTGGTGCGGTCCCTGATGGGGCGGACGTGGACCGACCAGGGGACTTCCCGCCCGTTGGTCGAGGAGGACGTCCTGGTGGTCGCGCCCTACAACCTCCAGGTGCGGGTGGTGCGACGGGCCTTGGAGCAGGCCGGGTACGACGAGGTGCGGGTGGGGACCGTGGACAAGTTCCAGGGCCAGGAGGCACCCGTCGTGGTCGCGACCATGACGTCGTCCGCTGCGGTGGACCTGCCTCGCGGGCTGGACTTCCTGTTGTCCCGCAACCGGTTGAACGTGGCGTTGTCACGGGCTCAAGCGGTCGCGGTGCTGGTGTGCTCGCCGAGGTTGGTGGAAGCGGACATCCGCGGCGTGGAGCAGATGCGGCTGGTGTCGGGGATGATCGGGTTGATGAACGGGGCGCGGCGCTGGACGTTGAGCTGA